The Polypterus senegalus isolate Bchr_013 chromosome 7, ASM1683550v1, whole genome shotgun sequence genome segment acatgctaGGTATatagggagaaggatgctaaggatagagctgccaggtaaggggAAAAGAGAAACACCAAAGAGAAGGTTCCTGGacgtggtaagagaggacatgcaggtaaagGGTGTAACAGACCAAGAtaaagaggacagaaagagatggaaaaagatgatccactgtaacaacccataatgggagcagctgaaagaagaagaagaagaacactgaTGGCTTTGAGGTATTTTgaaactgtcacacacgtgcgcatgggaggcagcgaaAGGGCTCAAAAATTCCCGATCAGATCAGGGGGTGGCAGAATGCATGAATCCTTTCTCTTGTCTCCCCCCGAAGACCAAAtgtgggaaattccgcctggctccCATGAAGGCGTCACTTTAAGTTCTgccccagaagacgtcacttccagttctgcccCAGAAGACTTCACTTCCATTTCCGCCTcagaaaacatcacttccggttctgcaccagaagacatcacttccggttccacccctCAAGAAGTTGCAGCCCAGTGACCTCATTTCCGGTTCCGGTCCCAAgatcccacctcttcctgcttTTCAACTTTATATCTGCCATGTTAACTAATCTGTGTAGTTCTGTTtaggactcttgtctgtaaagacttttttctcaaatttttgcattttgcagCCAAGTCTCAAGTATGCaggaggctgccccaaaactCTTTGTGTATCAGGGCTTGATTATTTACCATAAAACATATGGAGACTATAATCTTGAAGAGCATAACTCGAGAGGTTTTCTAAATCGTAGGTGATATCTACAGCATGTCATTACATGTGTTACCAAAGAGAAAATGGGAGCTGTGTTAATGTTCAGCAGCAAAACTTACCTCGCGAATGAAATGTTCTTTTCGGACATGTCTGGAGATGTATCTCACTGAATTTGTTGCTTTTTCAAGAAGTGCCAACAAAACCTTGTTCTCGTCTTCTTTTCCTGATAAGGGCCTTTTCTTTCCCGTGGTTTTGGGTTTTACGTCTGGGCTGTTCAAGTCGATCTCTGGATAATGATATCGATCCGTGTGTCCTCTCATGCAAAGCAGTTTTGGAAGCTTCTGAAGAAAAAGGCTTTTGACCCAAGGTGACATAGGATGGTAGGTAGCTGAAGAGCGGTGATGGACATTTATTACAAACACCGTGACGATAATGGACAAAGTCACAAAAATCATAATAAACAGCAAGTATTCGCCAATGAGAGGAATGACTTTGGAAGAAGATGGAATTATTTCCTCAATGACTAAAAGGAAGACGGTGAGAGACACTAAAACGGACGTTGACAGTGACAACTTTTCCCCTTCGTCTGAAGGCAAATAAAACACTAGAACTGTCAGAAAGGACAGACCAAGACAAGGGATGATTAAAAAGAGTGTATAGAAAAGTGGCAGACGCTTCAAAATAAAGGAGTATGTGATGAACGGGTAGGCGTACAGCCCATCTTTTCTATTCCCTTTCATTCCAGTGGCATTTAATATTTCCCATTCTCCATTATCAAAAAAGTCTTTCCTGTCCACATGGTCATCCAGAAGAATGAGGTCCACCATGTCACCATCGTAAGTCCAGGAGCCAAACTTCATGGAGCAGTTTTGTCGATCAAATGGGAAGAATGTGACATCCATTGTGCATGAACTTTTATAACTTGCTGGGGGAGTCCACATGACAGTGCCATTGTATTTCACTATGACCTTTGTCATCAAGGAACCTTCAAAGCGTCCATCAGCACTaaagcagaagaaaacaaaaagagtttACACTTTTGAAAAATAACCGGTAATGATGAACAAAGACAAAGGAAGAatgtaataaaatgaacaaacatcCTAAATATATAGCTTTGACCAAAAGTATGAACTGTATGATTTACAGTATCTGTATTTACTCTGGAGGGTCGGAGACAGAAAAACAGATTAGAACCTCTCGTTCTTAATGTGCgtgctttaattttaaattacataagagtctcattttctttaactcttctgaAATGAcgctttaaacaaaaatattcaatgcTTGAAGTTGATCGGTACTCATGGATACCAATTTCCACTTAGAGTATATGCAGAGTTTCTTTCCATTGCGCTCAGGATTTCATGGGGGAACTCCCTGTTCTCCCTCACTCCTAGatcatattttattgtattatgacACTTGAAGTTTTGTGGGGGTACACCCCCTATGCTTTGATTGAATGTTATTGAATGTTAGGGTGTTTCACAGGGAACACctacccccccaaaaaaaaactgttatgatATGGTGACTCTTACAGTTTCAGGTGAGACCAAAACTTAGATCAAATGTCATGTTATAACCATAGAGGATCCACCTGCCACTCTCCAATTGAATGCTAATGTATCTCCATGGACAGAGCACCGCCACTTTCAAgtactatatacatatattaaaaagcCTTGGCAAAAAGtaaactgtttcatttttaaagtattttcttttgaagtcaagtcaagttgtggagcatgcactggtacagtgcattgccgcacccactacatgacgaaacaacttgggatcccagttggcaacccccccagggaCACACGCAGTCCAGTCACACCCTCCaaaaaatgaccttctatctcccacagccaggtgttacgtgggcaaacCCTTGGCCTGTtgcagccactcgggtccccaacaatgaagatcttacaAGCCAGATCACCATCGGGAAAACgcgccacatggtcgtagtgccgtaactgacgctctctcacaatgcaggtaatgtgccttattcgggactccatgagcaacctcaCATTCAACACagagtcaaaccaacagtacctaaggattttccggagagacacaataccaaaagagtccagtctttgtctcaagtcactgggtagcgtccatgtctcacaaccatataggaagacaggaagtaccagggctctaaagacttggaccttttgtgtagatatcaggagcgccacacccccctttccagtgacctcatgacacccccatgctctcccaatcagtctactgacttcataggaagagtcaccagagacatgaatgtcactgccaaggtaagtaaacctctcgatgaggttgacactctctctgcagacagacacactgctgatgtccgtgcccaagaggtcattaaaggcctggatgttggtttttatcaggaccctcacaagcacagacactcagactcctccctcagtctctcgagcaccccgatcaagcctccattgactctgcgaagatcacaacattgtcagcaaagtcgagatctgtgaatctttcttcgcctacagatgccccacagccgctggaccccacgaccttgcccaacacccagtccatacaagcattgaacagagtaggagcagagcACACTCTTGATGGAcgcccagaatcaactgggaatagcgcagaggttctgcttccactctgcacagcactcccagtaccagtgcagaggccggccatgatatccag includes the following:
- the chrnb3a gene encoding neuronal acetylcholine receptor subunit beta-3a, coding for MKLPLSILSSALLLSAVSASRDFISLAETEDALLRNLFRGYQKWVRPVLHSNDTITVKFGLKISQLVDVDEKNQLMTTNVWLWEEWTDHKLRWNPEEYGGITSIRVPSETIWLPDIVLYENADGRFEGSLMTKVIVKYNGTVMWTPPASYKSSCTMDVTFFPFDRQNCSMKFGSWTYDGDMVDLILLDDHVDRKDFFDNGEWEILNATGMKGNRKDGLYAYPFITYSFILKRLPLFYTLFLIIPCLGLSFLTVLVFYLPSDEGEKLSLSTSVLVSLTVFLLVIEEIIPSSSKVIPLIGEYLLFIMIFVTLSIIVTVFVINVHHRSSATYHPMSPWVKSLFLQKLPKLLCMRGHTDRYHYPEIDLNSPDVKPKTTGKKRPLSGKEDENKVLLALLEKATNSVRYISRHVRKEHFIREVVQDWKFVAQVLDRIFLWVFLTVSIFGTILIFTPALQMYLST